In Spirosoma aureum, a single genomic region encodes these proteins:
- a CDS encoding SGNH/GDSL hydrolase family protein produces the protein MKKTTSALLLLLIAFVLISAAPSLPKLYVIGDSISMRYGLFLEKYVQGVWQYDRKSDDGQAAKNLDVPVGANGGDSRMVLEYLKLKAPDKSFQPDVLLLNCGLHDIKRQPETNAIQVDSVSYRKNLEAIYQLLHKRSIRLIWMRTTAVEDERHNSRSKAFKRYARDLDVYNAIADEVMHRHGVPIIDLYTFTRSLGSEHFVDHVHYDDPAMQLQAAYIAGFLQDQIPLIQKRK, from the coding sequence ATGAAAAAAACGACCTCCGCTTTACTACTGCTGCTGATCGCTTTTGTGCTGATCAGTGCGGCTCCGTCGTTGCCGAAGCTGTACGTCATTGGTGACAGTATTTCGATGCGCTATGGCCTGTTTCTGGAAAAATACGTGCAGGGTGTCTGGCAGTACGACCGGAAAAGTGATGACGGACAGGCGGCTAAAAATCTGGATGTACCCGTTGGCGCCAATGGGGGCGATTCGCGCATGGTGCTCGAATACCTGAAGTTAAAAGCGCCTGATAAATCGTTTCAGCCGGATGTATTGCTGCTGAATTGCGGCCTGCACGATATCAAACGGCAGCCGGAAACAAATGCCATTCAGGTTGATTCGGTCAGTTACCGGAAAAATCTGGAAGCGATTTATCAACTGTTGCACAAACGATCTATCCGGCTGATCTGGATGCGAACGACTGCCGTGGAAGACGAACGGCACAACAGTCGCTCGAAAGCCTTCAAGCGATATGCCCGTGATCTGGATGTGTATAACGCTATTGCCGATGAGGTAATGCACAGGCATGGTGTTCCGATCATCGATCTGTATACGTTTACCCGGAGTCTGGGCAGTGAGCATTTTGTCGATCACGTCCATTACGACGACCCCGCCATGCAACTGCAGGCAGCTTACATTGCCGGGTTTTTACAGGACCAAATTCCCTTAATTCAAAAAAGAAAATGA
- a CDS encoding GH39 family glycosyl hydrolase, translating to MSVFLHSFRSFSLLGISITTALGQTVSVSQTVSEPRGFREVGQLRPRSAKEIKSSTWSIGGETLDRDYTDYQSYRGLLGPLGAKRIRLQGGWAKCEKVKGQYDFAWLDAVIPDAYLRGVAPWVELSYGNPIYAGGGEPKLGGRIPTSEEGLAAWDNWVRAMVNRYKNQVTEWEIWNEPDLNKLNTGEEVGVFYIRTAKLVRSIQPNARLIALGVAGVPAAGFMRPFLDHLKKENALDLVDILTYHGYAPNPDTSYPKIEEMRQLVWSYNPKITFMQGENGAPSTPSAVTIGALRQYDWTELSQAKWDLRRMLGDHGRGIATNLFTISDIHYAAGDHMTGVNTKGLLKTNPDKTIDRPKLAYKAAQHVFATFDDQIELLDKAKPTASQTTVAAFQYRHRQNGGQLVTLWSGEARPAETYDPKPTDVTIEGKFIQPVFVDLISGKVYEIPKSQWKKSGTGGYTFTAIPVPDYPVVIAEKAALHLLTPTGQSANPSFKYLGKIAPKQSRDIRSSNWSVGAEYMDRDWTTYANWKEYLGKLGVKKARIQSGWAKCEKVKGQYDFAWLDEIIVDMKKQGVTPWVNLSYGNPVYSGGGGTTLNAALPYSGEALEGWKKYVSAIVARYGEKVTEWEIWNEPNYKVSIPDYVNFFITSAETIKSVQPDARIIAFALGSGVDYKFADSALKLIQEKGKLGLIDEITHHRHIPNPDNRSAEEELEKVVAKYNRNIRIRQGEAGCPSEWSNNFALNKYPWTELTQSKHILRRLLTDLGHDKESCCFTIMDAKTTQEWNHKGLLKANEDQTVAYAKPAYFAFQNLISVFDDRLERLHTYPYSAKKADANTLSLYAYADKSSQLQAVTVWLKDNVPSDNNDQILCDFTFANARFKNPVWVDLIAGSVYEIPKDNWLQKEHLFRQIPLYDSPILIADRSIITLSANQ from the coding sequence ATGAGCGTATTCCTCCATTCTTTTCGGTCATTCAGTCTGCTTGGCATCAGCATCACTACTGCCCTGGGCCAAACGGTGTCTGTCAGCCAAACCGTTTCCGAACCAAGGGGCTTCCGGGAAGTCGGACAATTGCGTCCGCGTTCAGCCAAAGAAATCAAGTCGTCTACCTGGTCTATTGGGGGCGAAACCCTCGACCGGGATTATACGGATTATCAATCGTATAGAGGGCTTCTTGGTCCGTTAGGTGCCAAACGGATTCGGTTGCAGGGTGGTTGGGCCAAATGCGAGAAGGTGAAAGGGCAGTATGATTTTGCCTGGCTGGATGCGGTCATTCCCGATGCGTATTTGCGGGGTGTAGCGCCCTGGGTTGAATTGTCGTATGGTAACCCAATTTATGCGGGTGGTGGTGAACCCAAACTAGGAGGTCGAATTCCAACTTCGGAAGAAGGGCTGGCCGCCTGGGACAACTGGGTTCGGGCTATGGTGAACCGGTACAAAAATCAGGTAACCGAATGGGAAATCTGGAATGAGCCAGACCTTAACAAGTTGAATACGGGCGAGGAAGTGGGCGTTTTCTACATCCGAACCGCGAAACTGGTACGGTCTATTCAACCGAATGCCAGACTCATTGCGCTCGGAGTCGCCGGAGTGCCGGCCGCCGGGTTCATGCGTCCTTTTCTTGATCACCTGAAAAAAGAAAATGCGCTCGATCTGGTCGATATTCTGACGTATCACGGCTATGCGCCCAATCCCGATACGTCTTATCCGAAGATTGAGGAGATGCGGCAACTGGTCTGGAGTTATAATCCGAAAATCACGTTTATGCAGGGCGAAAATGGGGCTCCGTCTACACCCAGTGCTGTGACCATTGGCGCATTGCGGCAATATGATTGGACCGAACTGAGCCAGGCCAAATGGGATTTACGGCGGATGCTCGGCGATCACGGACGCGGTATAGCCACTAACCTCTTCACCATCAGCGATATTCACTACGCAGCTGGTGACCACATGACGGGTGTCAATACGAAAGGCTTGCTGAAAACCAATCCTGACAAAACCATTGATCGGCCTAAACTGGCCTACAAAGCCGCCCAGCATGTATTCGCTACGTTCGATGATCAGATCGAATTACTCGACAAAGCCAAACCAACGGCCAGCCAGACGACAGTTGCGGCCTTTCAGTATCGTCATCGCCAGAACGGAGGCCAACTGGTGACGCTCTGGAGTGGCGAAGCGCGACCCGCCGAAACCTACGATCCGAAACCAACTGACGTAACCATCGAAGGTAAATTCATTCAGCCGGTTTTTGTGGATCTGATTTCGGGTAAAGTCTATGAGATTCCGAAAAGCCAGTGGAAAAAATCGGGTACTGGTGGTTACACATTTACTGCGATTCCAGTGCCGGATTATCCGGTAGTGATCGCCGAAAAAGCCGCCCTGCATTTGCTGACACCCACGGGTCAATCGGCCAATCCATCCTTCAAATACCTGGGTAAAATCGCGCCGAAACAGTCCAGAGATATTCGCTCCTCAAACTGGTCGGTCGGTGCCGAATACATGGATCGGGACTGGACAACCTATGCCAACTGGAAAGAATATCTGGGTAAACTTGGGGTTAAAAAAGCCCGGATTCAATCCGGCTGGGCCAAGTGCGAGAAGGTGAAAGGGCAGTATGACTTTGCCTGGCTGGATGAGATTATTGTTGATATGAAGAAACAGGGAGTGACTCCCTGGGTCAACCTGTCCTACGGTAATCCTGTTTATTCAGGTGGTGGCGGCACAACATTGAATGCGGCTCTTCCCTATTCGGGCGAAGCGCTGGAAGGCTGGAAAAAATACGTGTCGGCCATTGTTGCGCGCTATGGCGAAAAGGTAACCGAATGGGAAATCTGGAATGAGCCGAATTATAAAGTTTCCATTCCCGATTATGTGAACTTCTTCATTACCAGTGCCGAAACTATTAAATCGGTTCAGCCGGATGCCCGGATCATTGCCTTTGCGTTGGGAAGTGGCGTCGATTATAAATTTGCCGACAGTGCCTTGAAACTCATTCAGGAGAAAGGCAAACTTGGCTTGATCGACGAAATTACCCATCACCGGCATATTCCGAATCCCGATAACCGTTCGGCGGAGGAAGAACTGGAAAAGGTGGTTGCCAAATACAACAGGAACATTCGGATTCGTCAGGGCGAAGCAGGCTGCCCGTCGGAGTGGAGCAACAATTTCGCCCTGAACAAATACCCCTGGACAGAGCTAACACAATCGAAGCATATTCTTCGCCGGTTATTGACCGATCTGGGGCATGATAAAGAGTCGTGCTGCTTTACCATCATGGATGCCAAAACCACGCAGGAGTGGAATCATAAGGGGTTACTGAAAGCAAATGAAGATCAGACCGTAGCGTATGCCAAACCAGCCTATTTCGCTTTTCAGAATCTGATTTCAGTGTTCGATGATCGACTGGAGCGTCTGCATACCTATCCTTATTCGGCAAAAAAGGCAGATGCCAACACGTTGTCGTTGTATGCCTATGCGGATAAGTCCAGCCAGCTCCAGGCCGTAACGGTCTGGCTAAAAGATAATGTTCCTTCCGATAACAACGACCAGATTCTGTGTGATTTTACCTTTGCCAATGCCCGGTTTAAAAACCCGGTCTGGGTCGATTTGATCGCCGGGTCCGTATATGAAATTCCTAAGGACAACTGGCTTCAGAAAGAACATCTGTTTCGGCAAATTCCGCTGTATGATTCGCCCATCCTGATTGCCGATCGATCGATCATAACGCTGTCAGCCAATCAATAA
- a CDS encoding alpha/beta hydrolase: MSTKWARMIGLIMTNFLLGQSVLAQPELEVPLYPNGVPNSVASSLPERRTYDSSGKLTALSTIIIPRLLVFRPAVPNGTGLIICPGGGYKNLNIENVRFIAQRLNQWGVTAFVLVYRLPADGLMQDQTTGSMQDAQQAFRLVRQRAAEWGIRPNRIGLWGSSAGGHLAAMAATHFTKAFEPGKDTTGLRPDFLVLAWPVISFRLGIAHQGSVKNLLGEHPTVQQLADYSPDEQVTATTPPTFLVHAGDDPTVAFANSIQFYQRLKKVGVPAELHLYEKGGHGFGIKPEITDSWMSQLEIWLCNRGFLNRS, encoded by the coding sequence ATGAGCACAAAATGGGCGCGTATGATCGGTCTGATTATGACTAACTTCCTGTTAGGTCAGTCTGTTCTGGCTCAGCCAGAGCTGGAGGTGCCCTTATATCCCAATGGCGTTCCAAATTCTGTAGCCAGTTCGTTGCCGGAGCGCCGAACGTATGACTCATCGGGAAAATTAACTGCCTTGTCGACTATCATTATTCCGAGACTTCTGGTATTTCGCCCGGCGGTCCCGAATGGAACCGGGCTGATTATCTGTCCGGGTGGAGGCTATAAAAATCTGAATATCGAAAACGTCCGGTTCATTGCTCAACGACTGAACCAGTGGGGCGTCACTGCGTTCGTGCTGGTGTATCGGTTACCCGCCGATGGGTTGATGCAGGATCAGACAACCGGTAGCATGCAGGATGCCCAGCAAGCGTTCCGGTTGGTTCGACAACGGGCGGCCGAGTGGGGAATACGTCCGAATCGAATCGGTTTGTGGGGTTCTTCGGCGGGTGGGCATCTGGCGGCTATGGCGGCAACCCACTTCACGAAGGCATTCGAACCCGGAAAAGACACAACCGGACTACGCCCCGACTTTCTGGTACTGGCCTGGCCCGTTATCAGTTTTCGGTTGGGAATCGCTCACCAGGGTTCGGTGAAAAACCTACTGGGTGAGCATCCAACAGTACAGCAACTGGCTGATTATTCGCCCGATGAACAGGTTACGGCCACAACACCGCCCACATTTCTGGTGCATGCGGGCGATGATCCTACAGTAGCGTTTGCCAACAGCATCCAGTTTTATCAGCGACTGAAAAAGGTGGGCGTACCGGCCGAATTACACCTGTACGAAAAAGGGGGCCACGGTTTTGGTATCAAACCCGAGATAACCGATTCGTGGATGAGCCAGCTCGAAATCTGGCTATGTAATCGCGGCTTTCTAAACCGATCCTGA
- a CDS encoding GH39 family glycosyl hydrolase yields MENNRRNFLKTLSILPLSASLNPLEPDLPVPIASPPIELKKIGSVRMKKPTEIKSSPFGIGCETLDRDLWKPKEVYPWIDNLPVKWGRLQTGWARVEREKGKYDWAWLDESVDGLVSRGVKPFFNVGYGNTNYQEGEVGFYPSMSNPVANDAWQKFVTAVAKRYKGKVQHYEIWNEPNLSGFWKPDKPDPKKYVQLVRETAPLIRKNNPDALIVGGVVSRMPILYIQELFKEGLGDLIDIFSFHPYTTLPEAYTERTKGLRQLIDRYNPKIKIWQGENGFPSDPNSTGFSGEGPWTETIQAKVMLRRLLTDCSLNLPMTLWFLIVDLHDYPKGSGNTNYKGILRQKPEIKPKIAYKALQHLGSLVHGEVHTRSAIVHALAGKEPATEREYQAFGNGTKKSLEGICTATLNTDNGLVLAYWSDQKASDNPPADSVHLFLWDWEDRGFKEPVLVDLLSGEILELPDQQKMFDDDKWRVGAEAQIFRQLPLHDYPMLIMEKSKVV; encoded by the coding sequence ATGGAAAACAATCGCCGAAACTTCCTGAAAACCCTGTCGATACTACCGCTATCGGCTTCGCTGAACCCTTTGGAACCGGATTTGCCCGTACCGATCGCTTCGCCCCCTATTGAGTTGAAAAAAATTGGTTCAGTACGCATGAAAAAGCCGACTGAAATCAAAAGCTCGCCTTTCGGAATCGGTTGCGAAACCCTCGACCGCGACTTGTGGAAACCCAAAGAAGTGTATCCTTGGATTGATAACCTGCCAGTAAAGTGGGGGCGGTTGCAAACTGGCTGGGCACGGGTCGAACGGGAAAAAGGAAAATACGACTGGGCATGGCTGGACGAAAGCGTGGATGGGCTGGTGAGCCGGGGCGTAAAGCCTTTTTTCAATGTTGGATACGGCAATACAAATTATCAGGAAGGAGAAGTCGGCTTTTACCCCTCGATGAGCAATCCGGTGGCTAATGACGCCTGGCAGAAGTTCGTAACAGCTGTAGCCAAACGCTACAAAGGTAAGGTTCAGCACTACGAAATCTGGAACGAACCCAATCTGTCTGGCTTCTGGAAACCGGATAAGCCGGACCCTAAAAAATACGTTCAACTGGTGCGGGAAACCGCTCCGTTAATTCGGAAAAACAATCCCGATGCGCTCATCGTGGGGGGCGTGGTTTCGCGAATGCCAATTCTATACATTCAGGAATTGTTTAAAGAAGGATTAGGGGATTTGATTGATATTTTTTCCTTCCACCCATACACGACCCTACCCGAAGCCTACACCGAACGTACGAAAGGCCTGCGACAACTAATAGATCGCTATAACCCGAAAATCAAAATCTGGCAGGGCGAAAATGGATTTCCCTCCGATCCGAACAGCACTGGTTTTTCGGGTGAAGGCCCCTGGACAGAAACCATTCAGGCTAAAGTCATGCTGCGTCGGTTGCTGACTGATTGCTCGCTGAATCTGCCGATGACGTTGTGGTTCCTGATCGTCGATCTGCACGATTATCCGAAAGGGTCGGGCAATACGAATTACAAGGGTATCCTGCGGCAGAAACCCGAAATAAAGCCCAAGATCGCTTACAAGGCGCTGCAACATCTGGGTAGTCTGGTTCATGGTGAGGTGCATACGCGTAGTGCCATTGTTCACGCGCTGGCCGGGAAGGAGCCAGCTACTGAGAGGGAATACCAGGCGTTTGGGAACGGGACAAAAAAGAGCCTTGAGGGTATCTGTACGGCCACACTGAACACCGATAATGGCCTCGTTCTTGCCTACTGGTCCGATCAAAAGGCATCCGATAATCCACCTGCCGACAGCGTTCATCTATTCCTCTGGGACTGGGAGGATCGCGGCTTTAAAGAGCCTGTTCTGGTCGATCTGCTATCCGGCGAAATTCTTGAATTACCAGACCAGCAAAAGATGTTCGACGACGACAAATGGCGGGTTGGTGCCGAAGCCCAGATTTTTCGTCAACTGCCGCTACACGATTATCCAATGCTGATTATGGAAAAGAGTAAAGTGGTATGA
- a CDS encoding glycoside hydrolase family 28 protein, protein MNRLLTILFAWLLLITSVFAQKNTGVWDVFAFGAKGDGKTMDTRSIQTAIDQCHGAGGGKVYLHNGQFLSGTIYLKSHVTLEVEAGATLLGSNQAADYPDQASEYPTYDENPLTSKSFIYAENARNITIEGRGTIDGRGSEIDKRGLNDPYLRPSFKYRPRIIHLRGCENVQIKGVTLQNSASWVQTYQSCRNLVIDGITVDSRENKDVDNPNREHAVRHRNTDGMDLVDCEFVRVTNCFITSGDDGICIKSFSPDKASRNITITNCLISSGASGIKIGTETAGRFEDIVVQNCTVFDTWGDGLAIMTVDGAQIKRVTISGISLRNIKRAGIFIRLNTRNKKYGNSTVVNKPALQDILITDVQGSRLAALGCSITGLAEYPLENVVLRNLNFEFDGGITDSQPMVVPEKTDAYPVGTMFGQILPAYGFYVRHVKNISFDQVQLRFTNEDQRPALVFDDVDQVVIDHFTAQSSTKTPALIRMLNTRNQLITNSRPSTDIPVFVKN, encoded by the coding sequence ATGAATCGCCTGCTCACAATTCTTTTCGCCTGGTTGCTTTTGATAACCAGCGTCTTCGCTCAGAAAAACACCGGCGTTTGGGATGTATTTGCCTTTGGAGCGAAGGGGGATGGTAAAACGATGGATACCAGATCGATTCAAACGGCCATTGATCAATGCCACGGAGCGGGTGGTGGGAAAGTCTATTTACACAACGGTCAATTTCTTTCCGGGACAATTTATCTGAAAAGTCACGTAACGCTGGAAGTAGAAGCGGGGGCCACGTTACTCGGCAGTAATCAGGCTGCCGATTATCCGGATCAGGCGTCAGAATATCCTACCTACGACGAAAATCCACTCACGAGCAAATCCTTTATTTATGCTGAAAATGCCCGGAACATAACGATTGAAGGGCGAGGCACCATTGACGGACGGGGGAGCGAGATCGACAAACGAGGGCTAAACGATCCTTACCTCAGACCATCATTTAAGTACCGTCCGCGCATCATTCATTTGCGTGGCTGCGAGAATGTACAGATAAAAGGCGTAACGCTGCAAAATTCAGCGTCCTGGGTTCAGACCTATCAGTCGTGCAGGAATCTGGTTATTGATGGGATTACGGTCGATAGCCGTGAAAACAAAGATGTCGATAATCCGAACCGTGAACATGCCGTTCGGCATCGGAATACGGATGGAATGGATTTGGTTGACTGCGAATTTGTTCGGGTAACCAACTGCTTCATAACAAGTGGCGACGATGGAATTTGTATCAAAAGTTTCTCGCCCGATAAAGCTTCCCGGAATATCACCATTACCAATTGCCTGATCAGTTCGGGCGCCAGTGGCATAAAGATAGGTACAGAAACCGCCGGCCGTTTCGAGGACATCGTGGTTCAAAACTGTACGGTATTCGATACGTGGGGCGATGGACTGGCGATTATGACTGTTGATGGCGCTCAGATTAAACGGGTTACGATTTCAGGCATTAGTCTGAGAAATATAAAACGTGCCGGGATCTTTATCCGGCTAAACACCCGAAACAAGAAATATGGCAACAGCACTGTTGTCAACAAACCTGCTTTACAGGACATTCTTATTACGGATGTTCAGGGGAGTCGGCTGGCTGCTCTGGGCTGTTCAATAACCGGATTGGCCGAGTATCCACTTGAGAATGTAGTTCTGCGTAATCTGAATTTCGAGTTCGACGGCGGGATCACCGACAGTCAGCCGATGGTCGTTCCGGAAAAAACAGATGCCTACCCGGTCGGCACGATGTTTGGCCAGATTTTACCCGCTTACGGATTCTACGTTCGTCATGTCAAAAACATTTCGTTCGATCAGGTTCAATTGCGATTTACCAACGAGGACCAGCGCCCAGCCCTTGTCTTTGATGATGTCGATCAGGTTGTAATTGATCATTTCACCGCGCAAAGCAGTACAAAAACCCCGGCGTTGATTCGAATGCTAAATACCAGGAATCAATTGATTACCAACAGTCGGCCATCCACTGATATTCCAGTTTTTGTGAAAAATTAA
- a CDS encoding sodium:solute symporter family protein — protein sequence MQTLQQLDYWAIAIYMLLMAGIGLFLGKFVKNIGDYFKGGNAIPWVSGAISNFMTKFSTFIFVAYAGIAYQHGFVALTLIWSTVLPALLGVVIFAKRWRRAGIMTPMEFLETRFNAPVRQTFSWMGVLFKILDNMVRLYALGLFVKAATGLSLETSILACGIIVALYTVVGGLWAVVVTDVVQFIILIVATLILVPLTIQAAGGLPRMIATIPEHFTWFNGPKGMPLYLMVYYLMILVKYSGNWTFIQRFYSVRDERASQKQGLLTAVFFFLFPIIFLFPSIAAKALIPNLENPEMAYVSVCLKLLPEGIMGLMVAAMFAATMSVLSGEYNVTAGVLTRDIYQRLFNANAADKEMLWVGRLMTLVLGALVTIGALYVGGFGGAFEANKLFTGLFAIPMTLPLVLGIVLKRPQPWGALATLLVGMGLGLILNTMPQVSWEWATLIEIIACVLVFLLSGALISPTEGYRQRVETFFRRLSTPLTEAEKPTENPVFMQIMNRLYAVALVVTGALFMVMSLPSIDETSGRVALGAGLLCLLLSGLMWYRTRKITPFSEPVEFNKTKQIIEN from the coding sequence GTGCAAACCCTTCAACAATTAGACTACTGGGCCATTGCTATTTATATGCTGCTGATGGCGGGCATCGGGCTGTTTCTGGGCAAGTTTGTCAAGAATATCGGCGATTATTTCAAAGGGGGCAATGCCATTCCGTGGGTGTCGGGAGCGATCAGCAACTTTATGACCAAGTTCAGTACGTTCATCTTCGTCGCCTATGCCGGAATTGCGTACCAGCACGGTTTTGTTGCCCTGACCCTCATCTGGAGTACGGTGCTGCCTGCATTGCTGGGCGTGGTCATTTTTGCCAAACGCTGGCGCCGGGCGGGCATAATGACCCCTATGGAGTTTCTGGAAACCCGTTTCAACGCGCCGGTTCGTCAGACGTTTTCCTGGATGGGCGTACTCTTCAAGATTCTGGATAACATGGTGCGGTTGTATGCGCTCGGTCTGTTCGTCAAAGCCGCAACGGGTCTTTCGCTGGAAACCTCCATTCTGGCCTGTGGAATTATTGTCGCTTTATACACCGTAGTAGGTGGTTTATGGGCGGTCGTGGTTACCGATGTGGTTCAATTCATTATCCTGATCGTTGCTACACTGATTCTGGTGCCGCTAACGATTCAGGCCGCTGGTGGACTGCCCCGGATGATCGCGACCATTCCGGAGCACTTTACCTGGTTTAACGGACCGAAAGGGATGCCGTTGTATCTGATGGTGTATTACCTGATGATTCTGGTCAAATACAGCGGCAACTGGACGTTTATCCAGCGCTTTTATAGCGTTCGCGATGAGCGTGCGAGCCAGAAACAAGGGCTGTTGACCGCTGTTTTCTTCTTTTTGTTTCCGATCATTTTTCTATTCCCATCCATTGCCGCCAAAGCCCTGATTCCCAATCTGGAAAACCCGGAAATGGCTTACGTTAGCGTCTGCCTGAAGCTGTTGCCGGAAGGGATTATGGGCCTGATGGTAGCGGCCATGTTTGCGGCTACGATGTCTGTGCTGAGTGGCGAATACAACGTAACAGCGGGCGTTTTGACCCGCGATATTTACCAGCGACTGTTTAACGCGAATGCGGCCGACAAAGAAATGCTCTGGGTGGGTCGGTTGATGACCCTGGTATTGGGTGCACTGGTAACGATCGGGGCGTTGTATGTAGGTGGTTTTGGCGGGGCTTTTGAAGCCAATAAGCTGTTTACCGGGCTGTTTGCCATTCCAATGACGCTACCACTGGTGCTGGGCATTGTCCTGAAACGCCCGCAACCCTGGGGGGCTTTGGCTACGTTGCTGGTAGGAATGGGATTGGGCCTCATTTTAAACACCATGCCCCAGGTATCGTGGGAATGGGCGACCCTTATTGAAATCATTGCCTGTGTGCTCGTTTTCCTGCTTTCGGGGGCGCTGATTTCCCCAACCGAGGGTTACCGTCAACGGGTCGAAACATTCTTCCGGCGGTTAAGTACGCCATTAACCGAAGCCGAGAAACCCACCGAAAATCCCGTATTCATGCAGATTATGAATCGATTGTATGCAGTGGCCCTGGTTGTAACGGGGGCATTATTCATGGTGATGAGCTTGCCCTCCATTGATGAAACCAGTGGTCGTGTGGCTTTAGGTGCCGGACTTCTTTGCCTTTTACTTTCTGGATTAATGTGGTATCGAACCCGGAAAATAACGCCCTTTTCTGAGCCCGTTGAATTCAACAAAACCAAGCAAATTATTGAAAACTAA
- a CDS encoding SDR family oxidoreductase: MNNLQDKIIFITGASGGIGKATALALLEEGAKVFDFSRTHQLADEISHESLRSFRGDVSQEADVQAGFAACIAAFGNVDVLINNAGIGLTTPDLSVAELDAFEQMMNINVRGVFLCNREALKLMKPRQTGHIVTVISMGGQRTNPTAPVYCASKFGARGLSSGLADQVLKEGIRVTDVNPGPTDSNYWGDRKVAREKFLKVEDVARVIVFVLNQPEYIIIREINFDNMKFLAQ; encoded by the coding sequence ATGAACAACCTTCAAGATAAAATTATTTTCATAACCGGTGCATCGGGGGGCATTGGTAAAGCGACGGCGCTGGCGCTGCTCGAAGAGGGGGCGAAGGTGTTTGACTTTAGCCGTACCCATCAACTGGCCGACGAAATCAGCCATGAAAGCCTGCGGTCATTTCGGGGCGATGTTAGCCAGGAAGCTGACGTACAGGCAGGGTTTGCGGCTTGCATAGCTGCCTTCGGAAACGTCGATGTGCTGATTAACAACGCGGGTATTGGCCTCACAACGCCAGATCTGTCGGTAGCGGAACTTGATGCTTTTGAGCAAATGATGAACATCAATGTGCGGGGCGTTTTTCTGTGTAATCGGGAAGCCCTTAAGCTGATGAAACCCCGCCAGACCGGCCATATCGTAACGGTCATTTCTATGGGCGGTCAACGCACCAACCCCACGGCTCCCGTCTACTGCGCATCCAAGTTCGGCGCGCGCGGATTGAGCAGTGGCTTAGCCGATCAGGTATTGAAAGAGGGGATTCGGGTAACGGATGTGAATCCGGGTCCAACGGACAGCAACTACTGGGGCGACCGGAAAGTGGCCCGCGAGAAGTTTCTGAAGGTTGAGGACGTGGCTCGCGTCATTGTATTTGTGCTCAACCAACCAGAGTACATCATCATTCGGGAAATCAATTTTGATAACATGAAATTTCTGGCACAATAA
- a CDS encoding RraA family protein — MNSNGKHHIDRQLPTPPFPIPVSEMRERYLQLYTGAVNDVLRFNYKMHSASLPSCYAPLREKMKMAGMAFTVKGGPDITTDGEFEMRAQMLEDLHENSVVVWDCTGDTVTSQWGEVMTMAAVRAGCRGALVNGIRDTQAIVDLDFPVFYKYKTSTGMLGRFRMYYYQKPIQIGEVIIQPGDWVFGDIDGAIAIPQAIAYDVLVAAEKIVFKEAGIKEMVESGMKPTDVVKNGGYF, encoded by the coding sequence ATGAACTCGAACGGAAAACACCACATAGACAGGCAACTGCCCACTCCGCCTTTCCCAATTCCAGTATCGGAAATGCGGGAGCGCTATCTGCAACTCTACACCGGAGCCGTGAACGACGTATTGCGGTTCAACTATAAGATGCATTCTGCCAGCCTGCCATCCTGTTATGCTCCCCTTCGGGAGAAAATGAAAATGGCGGGTATGGCTTTCACGGTTAAAGGTGGCCCTGATATTACGACCGATGGTGAATTTGAAATGCGGGCGCAAATGCTCGAAGATCTGCATGAAAATTCAGTTGTCGTTTGGGATTGTACGGGCGACACTGTAACCTCACAATGGGGTGAAGTGATGACGATGGCTGCCGTTCGGGCGGGTTGCCGGGGAGCACTGGTCAACGGTATCCGGGATACGCAGGCGATTGTGGATCTTGACTTTCCGGTGTTCTATAAATACAAAACAAGTACAGGGATGCTCGGTCGGTTCCGGATGTATTACTATCAGAAACCCATCCAGATTGGCGAAGTGATCATTCAGCCCGGCGACTGGGTATTTGGGGATATTGACGGGGCCATTGCGATTCCGCAGGCCATCGCCTACGATGTGCTGGTCGCGGCCGAAAAGATCGTCTTTAAAGAAGCCGGTATCAAAGAAATGGTCGAGAGCGGCATGAAGCCAACGGATGTGGTCAAAAATGGTGGCTATTTCTGA